One Blattabacterium cuenoti genomic window carries:
- a CDS encoding NAD kinase: protein MKIAVYGQKFCKKNIPYFNHFIGYASNHSIEIHIEKSFLRILSSFEEFKYLDFPVFSHYKELTTKDFSLMFTFGGDGTILSAITLIRDSGIPIVGVNTGNLGFLATFNKDVFIKKIDKIFSRKLHIMPRSLLSLKTSITNHHKFFNFALNEIVILRKETVSMITIDAYIDNEFLTSYWADGLIISTPTGSTGYSLSCGGPIISPENKNFVLTPISPHNLFSRPLIISDDKKVYLKIHSRVKSYSLSVDTRLTSLNQDNELYIQKAPFYIYLLQEEKNTYYKTLREKLLWGMDQRN, encoded by the coding sequence ATGAAAATAGCCGTATATGGACAAAAATTTTGCAAAAAAAATATACCATATTTTAATCATTTCATAGGCTATGCATCTAATCATTCAATAGAAATACATATTGAAAAATCATTTTTACGTATTTTGTCTTCTTTTGAAGAATTCAAATATTTAGATTTTCCCGTTTTTTCTCATTATAAAGAATTAACTACTAAAGATTTCAGTTTAATGTTTACTTTTGGAGGTGATGGGACCATTTTATCAGCCATTACATTAATCAGAGATTCTGGCATCCCCATAGTTGGAGTGAATACAGGAAATTTAGGTTTCTTAGCTACTTTTAATAAAGATGTATTCATAAAAAAAATAGATAAAATTTTTAGTAGGAAACTTCATATAATGCCTAGAAGTTTATTATCCTTAAAAACTTCTATAACGAATCATCATAAATTTTTTAATTTTGCCTTGAATGAAATCGTTATTTTAAGAAAAGAAACGGTTTCTATGATCACTATAGATGCCTATATAGATAATGAATTTTTGACTTCTTATTGGGCTGATGGATTGATTATTTCTACTCCTACTGGGTCTACAGGATATTCTCTAAGTTGTGGAGGTCCTATTATTAGTCCTGAAAATAAAAATTTTGTTTTAACACCTATATCTCCACATAACTTATTTTCACGGCCATTAATCATATCGGATGATAAAAAGGTTTATTTAAAAATACATAGTCGTGTAAAATCTTATTCTTTATCTGTGGATACAAGGCTAACTTCTTTGAATCAGGATAATGAATTATATATTCAGAAAGCTCCTTTTTACATATATCTTCTTCAAGAAGAAAAAAATACATATTACAAAACATTGAGAGAAAAACTTTTATGGGGAATGGATCAACGAAATTGA
- a CDS encoding alpha/beta fold hydrolase, whose translation MLYLIENQKKKFPHIKKGKGHPLILLHGLMGGLSNFKALLDFFPKKGYQVIIPSLPLYKMPLLLTNIYSISKYVIQFLIKIRIQRATLIGNSLGGHIALIIAKKRLDLVHSVVLTGSSGLFEKAFGDAFPKRENYEYIRRKSQEVFFDPNMATKELVDEVFHIVNDKKKGIKTLYIAKSAMKYNMSKDLSVIQQPICLIWGRQDHITPPEIAREFHRLLPHSELHWIDKCGHVPMMEHPKIFIEILEKWLSKFNFNHENFFCKI comes from the coding sequence ATGCTTTATCTCATTGAGAATCAAAAAAAAAAGTTTCCTCATATAAAAAAAGGAAAAGGTCATCCTTTGATTTTACTTCATGGATTAATGGGCGGATTAAGCAATTTCAAAGCTCTTTTAGATTTTTTTCCAAAAAAAGGTTATCAAGTTATTATTCCATCATTACCTCTTTATAAGATGCCATTATTATTGACTAATATTTATAGTATCTCTAAATATGTAATCCAATTTTTAATAAAAATAAGAATTCAAAGAGCTACTTTAATAGGAAATTCTCTTGGAGGACATATTGCTTTAATCATAGCAAAAAAAAGGCTGGATTTAGTTCATTCTGTCGTTTTAACAGGAAGTTCAGGTTTATTCGAAAAAGCTTTTGGAGATGCTTTTCCTAAAAGAGAAAACTATGAATACATTAGGAGAAAATCACAAGAAGTATTTTTTGATCCTAACATGGCTACCAAAGAATTAGTAGATGAAGTTTTTCATATTGTAAATGATAAAAAAAAAGGAATTAAAACTTTATATATAGCAAAAAGTGCTATGAAGTATAATATGTCTAAAGATTTATCTGTCATTCAACAACCTATTTGTTTAATTTGGGGGAGACAGGATCATATTACTCCTCCAGAAATCGCAAGAGAATTTCATAGATTGTTGCCTCATTCAGAATTACACTGGATAGATAAGTGTGGCCACGTTCCAATGATGGAACATCCTAAAATATTCATAGAAATATTAGAAAAATGGCTTTCTAAATTTAATTTTAATCATGAAAATTTTTTCTGTAAAATTTGA
- a CDS encoding BamA/OMP85 family outer membrane protein — MKKNIFINSIFYLFIIIMPIQQGYSFSMNSDNENYFVNNYNNKQNQYVSFIIRKIHVIGKTKYDVPFISEFSGIFPGELVDAHGVKTDNAIRKLWKSNLFRKISIYKKNVYKNEIDLFFELEDLEEIHEIKIKGIKKDEFPNIKKIRIGDKISGDLIQTIKNDVQEYYTKKGYHEIDIKSEIYKDHDKKNILCLYVNKGKKIGIEEILFDGNQSIQDQELLELMGITKKYFYSIISRIQKPIFVQENIKKDLKNIVNKYKSIGFLDVQVFLDSICKKKSGNYGIKIKIVEGKKYYLGDVSILGNKKIKTDFLNKIFFYKKGDIYNQIGIKKNIFNPSNSILDVYFDLGHLFVNITFTEKRVLDNRVDLEIKIEENQPVYVNKVIISGNSITKDHVIRRELKTYPGDLFSTKKIKHSLLNLENLNLFKKVYYEIKPNKENGLINIEWHIVEQNTNEFQFHGGFGGKNFRKIIGTFKLSLRNFSIKNVFNWNLWNPIPQGDGQKLVVHSQLGKDFTSYGFSFTEPWIERNHPTSMTFKSQYSIKKIENENEEDLYFLSQIYKNTQISHEKKKFLEKINISIDLNKLLTFLDPYSKIFTSIDYEKFLYQEEDFSHKKRKFNNLTYLISFQRDSTKPNIIFPFQGSKIQFDSLFSLPYSVIIKNNRDKEWMEYFKLKVIFFWYKKIIDNMILKAGGELGYLGLYDNSVELFSFQKFYMGGVPNNLLGLKLYNKDHIPLRGYSYKDKIPNNGGIIYDKLVLEMRYLIKNLSSLKIWTTCFIEGGNISDSYKKFNPIIMNKSFGFGVRLFWSPIGFLGMDWGYPMDRDLVHGFNKSKWKTHFVIGKDL, encoded by the coding sequence ATGAAAAAAAATATTTTTATAAACAGCATTTTTTATTTATTCATAATAATAATGCCAATACAACAAGGATATTCATTTTCTATGAATAGTGATAATGAAAATTATTTTGTAAACAATTATAACAACAAACAGAATCAATATGTTTCTTTCATTATAAGAAAAATACATGTCATAGGAAAAACAAAATATGATGTCCCTTTTATTTCTGAATTTTCAGGAATTTTTCCTGGAGAATTAGTTGATGCTCATGGAGTAAAAACGGATAATGCTATAAGAAAATTGTGGAAAAGTAATCTTTTTAGAAAGATATCTATTTATAAAAAGAATGTGTATAAAAATGAAATTGATTTATTTTTCGAATTGGAAGATTTGGAAGAAATTCATGAAATAAAAATAAAAGGAATTAAAAAAGATGAGTTTCCTAATATAAAAAAAATAAGAATTGGAGATAAAATTTCTGGAGATTTAATTCAAACTATAAAAAATGATGTGCAAGAATATTATACAAAAAAAGGATATCATGAAATTGATATAAAAAGTGAAATTTACAAAGATCACGATAAAAAAAACATATTATGTTTATATGTAAATAAAGGAAAAAAAATTGGAATAGAAGAAATATTATTTGACGGGAATCAATCAATACAAGACCAAGAATTACTTGAATTAATGGGGATAACAAAAAAGTATTTTTATTCTATAATTTCTAGAATCCAAAAACCTATTTTTGTTCAGGAAAATATAAAGAAAGATTTAAAAAATATTGTCAATAAATATAAATCTATTGGATTTCTTGATGTTCAAGTGTTTTTAGATTCCATATGTAAAAAAAAATCTGGAAATTATGGAATCAAGATAAAAATTGTAGAAGGTAAAAAATACTATTTAGGAGATGTTAGTATATTAGGAAATAAAAAAATAAAAACAGATTTTTTAAATAAAATTTTCTTTTATAAGAAAGGAGACATATATAATCAAATAGGAATTAAAAAAAATATTTTCAATCCTTCTAATAGTATTTTAGATGTTTATTTTGATTTAGGACATTTGTTTGTTAATATTACTTTTACAGAAAAAAGGGTTCTTGATAATAGAGTGGATTTGGAAATAAAAATAGAAGAGAATCAACCTGTATATGTAAATAAAGTTATCATATCAGGAAATTCTATAACTAAAGATCATGTCATAAGAAGAGAATTAAAAACCTATCCAGGAGATCTATTCTCTACTAAGAAAATAAAACACAGTTTATTAAATTTAGAAAATTTAAATCTTTTTAAGAAAGTCTATTATGAAATTAAACCCAATAAAGAAAATGGATTAATAAACATAGAATGGCATATTGTAGAACAAAATACTAATGAATTTCAATTTCATGGAGGATTTGGTGGAAAAAATTTTAGAAAAATTATTGGAACTTTTAAGTTAAGTTTGAGAAATTTTTCTATTAAAAATGTTTTTAATTGGAATTTGTGGAATCCCATCCCTCAAGGAGATGGACAAAAATTGGTTGTTCATAGTCAGTTAGGAAAAGATTTTACATCTTATGGTTTTTCTTTCACAGAACCTTGGATAGAAAGGAACCATCCTACTTCTATGACTTTTAAGAGTCAGTATTCAATAAAGAAAATTGAAAATGAAAATGAAGAGGATTTATATTTCTTATCTCAAATATATAAAAACACTCAAATATCACATGAAAAAAAGAAATTTTTAGAGAAAATCAATATTTCTATTGATTTGAATAAGCTTTTAACTTTCTTAGATCCTTATTCAAAAATTTTTACATCTATAGATTACGAAAAATTTCTTTATCAAGAAGAAGATTTTTCTCATAAAAAACGAAAATTTAACAATCTCACTTACTTAATTTCGTTTCAGAGAGACTCAACAAAACCCAATATAATTTTTCCTTTTCAAGGATCTAAAATACAATTCGATAGTCTTTTTTCTCTTCCATATTCCGTAATTATTAAAAATAATAGAGATAAAGAATGGATGGAGTATTTTAAATTAAAAGTAATTTTTTTTTGGTATAAAAAAATTATAGATAACATGATATTAAAAGCAGGAGGAGAATTAGGTTATTTAGGGCTATATGATAATTCAGTAGAATTATTTTCATTTCAAAAATTTTATATGGGTGGAGTGCCTAATAATTTATTAGGATTAAAATTATATAATAAAGATCACATTCCATTAAGAGGATATTCTTATAAAGATAAAATACCAAATAATGGAGGAATAATTTATGATAAGCTTGTATTAGAAATGCGTTATTTAATTAAAAACTTATCAAGTTTAAAAATTTGGACAACATGTTTTATAGAAGGAGGAAATATTAGTGATTCTTATAAAAAATTTAATCCAATAATTATGAATAAATCTTTTGGATTTGGAGTTCGTTTGTTTTGGTCTCCAATAGGTTTTTTAGGCATGGATTGGGGTTATCCTATGGATCGTGATCTGGTTCATGGTTTTAATAAATCAAAGTGGAAAACACATTTTGTAATAGGAAAAGATTTGTAA
- a CDS encoding OmpH family outer membrane protein, which produces MKKNTIFYFILFIFLFGYYSYSQDRKNYNECHKKIVCLNSMSLIEKMPEFSIVQNELYRISKIHENILDKLAKEFHKKAEKFKKNRNPILKKELEILQARAHAYQKTAADDLTKKQNQLLNPIYKKIEKAIHKVIDKDKDIIRVDDCSPGKGILVNKGEDITEAVKKELGLK; this is translated from the coding sequence ATGAAAAAAAATACAATTTTTTATTTTATATTATTTATATTTCTATTTGGATATTATTCATATTCTCAAGATCGGAAAAATTACAATGAATGTCATAAAAAAATAGTTTGTCTTAATAGTATGTCTTTGATAGAAAAAATGCCAGAGTTTTCTATTGTTCAAAATGAATTATACAGAATTAGTAAAATTCATGAAAATATATTAGATAAATTAGCAAAAGAATTTCATAAAAAAGCAGAAAAATTTAAAAAAAATAGAAATCCTATTCTTAAGAAAGAGCTAGAAATTTTACAAGCAAGAGCTCATGCTTACCAAAAAACAGCTGCAGATGATTTAACGAAAAAACAAAATCAACTACTGAATCCTATATATAAGAAAATAGAAAAGGCAATTCATAAAGTAATAGATAAAGACAAAGATATTATAAGAGTAGATGATTGCAGCCCCGGAAAAGGCATTTTAGTAAATAAAGGAGAAGACATAACAGAAGCAGTTAAAAAAGAACTAGGATTAAAATAA
- a CDS encoding SurA N-terminal domain-containing protein, with product MNFLEKIRKNTWLVFFFISVSLIFFVLDPNMILRFFTENSTIIGKVNGENILIKEYVDCFQFLKRFREDEPDHYLKNDAWKLLVHEKVLNQEAKKLGIQSTKVDFWKAIEKQSIYSKIIDFQDDKGKMNMDKFKFYLKNLEKLPSTPQVEEEKNIWSYEKNSISKRIVAKKYVEMLMYGLNTSFVEAKLNYKDKNLFSIIDYIFIPYSEIKKKYYKIKSNEIRDFIKKNKFLYKKENLRNLSFVIFRSYPSLDDEKNMDFKMKKLFQKLKFSNHNSIIVSNQSEKPFDSNFYLKKDIPVVLQHFVDKNNQVGDMFGPVKENNIYVMAKITGKKMIYHSVLSSHILISHKDSVRFSNNRTKKDAEKIAKTIYEIVKKNPNQFNSLVIKKSDDIRTSKKNQGNLGWIKYDDQNEIFKGNKGEFDFFSSKNKKGTIGLSETKFGYHIIRIDNIKDIKPVYQFAIIVKTLTPSKKTEDLLYRKTVQFLKENKNSSLNVFINNARKKRYETIFLKEIKRSQWNIDDLNTELDKEIINWSYEKDRKEGDTKIFSTSNKDYIIVFLSKIQKNGYPIEEIKKNIVPLLINKKIDYYLSNIINNKYVSLEEIASRFSIKINKYHKINFYQSMIGTYQEPKVVGYAFSSKLHKTSKPILGEKGVFFIRPLKRFNTYKKLSYFSDEMESLNTHLRKNVLEKIGDVLIEKSNIKDHRKNI from the coding sequence ATGAATTTTTTAGAAAAAATCAGAAAAAATACATGGTTAGTTTTCTTTTTTATAAGCGTATCTTTGATATTTTTTGTATTAGATCCTAACATGATATTGAGGTTCTTTACTGAAAATTCCACTATTATTGGAAAAGTAAATGGAGAGAACATTCTTATAAAAGAATATGTGGATTGTTTTCAATTTCTGAAACGATTTCGGGAAGATGAACCTGATCATTATTTAAAGAATGACGCTTGGAAATTATTAGTTCATGAAAAAGTATTAAACCAAGAAGCTAAAAAATTAGGAATACAAAGTACCAAAGTAGATTTTTGGAAAGCAATAGAAAAGCAATCGATATATAGTAAAATCATTGATTTTCAAGATGATAAAGGAAAAATGAATATGGATAAATTTAAATTTTATTTAAAAAATTTGGAAAAATTACCTTCTACTCCTCAAGTAGAAGAAGAAAAAAATATTTGGTCTTATGAAAAAAATAGTATTTCAAAAAGAATTGTTGCAAAAAAATATGTAGAAATGTTGATGTATGGATTAAATACATCCTTTGTAGAAGCAAAATTGAACTATAAAGATAAAAATTTATTTTCTATAATTGATTATATATTTATTCCTTATTCAGAAATAAAAAAAAAATATTATAAAATAAAAAGTAATGAAATTCGTGATTTCATTAAAAAAAACAAATTTCTTTACAAAAAAGAAAATTTAAGAAATCTTAGTTTTGTAATTTTTCGTTCTTATCCATCATTGGATGATGAAAAAAACATGGATTTCAAAATGAAAAAATTGTTTCAAAAATTGAAATTTTCCAATCATAATTCTATAATTGTTTCTAATCAATCTGAAAAACCTTTTGATTCGAATTTTTATTTAAAAAAAGATATTCCTGTTGTTTTGCAACATTTTGTGGATAAAAACAATCAAGTGGGGGATATGTTTGGGCCTGTTAAGGAAAACAATATTTATGTTATGGCTAAAATAACTGGAAAAAAAATGATATATCATTCTGTTTTATCCAGTCATATATTGATTTCTCATAAAGATTCTGTGCGTTTTTCTAATAATAGAACGAAGAAAGATGCTGAAAAGATAGCAAAAACAATATATGAGATTGTTAAAAAAAATCCTAATCAGTTTAATTCATTAGTCATAAAAAAATCTGATGATATCAGAACTTCGAAAAAAAATCAAGGAAATTTAGGATGGATAAAATATGATGATCAAAATGAAATATTTAAGGGAAATAAGGGGGAATTTGATTTTTTTTCTTCAAAAAATAAAAAAGGAACAATAGGTTTATCTGAGACTAAATTTGGTTATCACATTATTAGAATTGACAATATAAAAGACATAAAACCTGTTTATCAATTCGCTATAATAGTAAAAACGCTTACTCCATCAAAAAAAACGGAAGATTTACTTTATCGAAAAACTGTTCAGTTTTTGAAGGAAAATAAGAATTCAAGTTTGAATGTATTTATCAATAATGCCAGGAAAAAAAGATATGAAACTATTTTTTTAAAGGAAATAAAAAGGAGTCAATGGAATATTGACGATTTAAATACAGAATTAGATAAAGAAATTATAAATTGGTCTTATGAAAAAGACAGAAAAGAGGGAGATACTAAAATTTTTTCCACTTCAAATAAAGATTATATCATAGTATTTTTATCTAAAATTCAAAAAAATGGATATCCTATTGAAGAAATAAAAAAAAATATAGTCCCTTTACTCATTAATAAAAAAATTGATTACTATTTATCTAATATAATTAACAATAAATATGTAAGTTTGGAAGAAATAGCTTCACGTTTTTCTATAAAAATAAATAAATATCATAAAATAAATTTTTATCAGTCTATGATTGGAACCTATCAAGAACCTAAAGTAGTGGGATATGCTTTTTCCTCAAAATTACATAAAACTTCTAAACCAATATTAGGAGAGAAAGGGGTTTTTTTCATAAGACCACTAAAACGTTTTAATACATATAAAAAACTTTCATATTTTTCCGATGAAATGGAATCTTTAAACACACACTTAAGAAAAAATGTTTTAGAAAAAATAGGAGATGTATTAATTGAAAAATCTAATATTAAAGATCATAGAAAAAATATATAA
- a CDS encoding pseudouridine synthase, with the protein MHHNNKIKIRLNHYLAHAGISSRRGADKLIQSGAIEVNGKPVLKLGTIISTNDIVKFNGSKIRYKNKIYILLNKPKGFITTTRDQFNRKTVMNLIPSISEYRVFPVGRLDRSTTGVLLITNDGYMAEKLTHPKYHIKKIYHVSLNKEIRNEDLDRIRQGKIYLKEGKVKVIFVNKKNARNQVEIGLYIGWNRVIKRIFKKLNYQVVRLDRINFGGLSKRNIKIGNWCFLSKKEIENIIKY; encoded by the coding sequence ATGCATCATAATAATAAAATTAAAATTAGATTAAATCATTACTTGGCACATGCAGGAATATCTTCTAGAAGAGGAGCAGATAAACTTATTCAATCTGGGGCAATAGAAGTAAATGGAAAACCTGTTTTAAAATTAGGAACTATTATCAGTACAAATGATATTGTTAAATTTAATGGATCTAAAATTAGATATAAAAATAAGATTTATATCCTTCTCAATAAACCTAAAGGTTTTATTACTACTACACGAGATCAATTTAACAGAAAAACAGTAATGAATCTAATTCCTTCTATATCTGAGTATAGAGTTTTTCCTGTAGGAAGATTAGATCGTTCTACCACAGGGGTTTTGCTTATAACAAATGATGGATACATGGCAGAAAAACTGACTCATCCTAAATATCATATCAAAAAAATATATCATGTATCATTAAATAAAGAAATAAGAAATGAAGATTTAGATAGAATAAGACAAGGAAAAATTTATCTGAAAGAAGGGAAAGTAAAAGTTATTTTTGTGAATAAAAAAAATGCCAGAAATCAAGTAGAAATTGGATTATATATAGGATGGAATCGAGTCATTAAACGAATATTCAAAAAACTAAATTATCAAGTTGTTCGATTAGATCGTATTAATTTCGGAGGACTTTCCAAAAGAAATATTAAAATAGGAAACTGGTGTTTTTTGAGTAAAAAAGAAATAGAAAACATTATCAAATATTAA
- the yihA gene encoding ribosome biogenesis GTP-binding protein YihA/YsxC: MKIFSVKFERSLKNINQSFIHSFPEYAFVGRSNVGKSSLINCITKKKIAKVSSYPGRTQCINYFLINHKWYLIDLPGYGFFSVKKEKQKTQKLITDYIFYQKNIVFLFLLIDCRLFIQKIDLNFIQKLNNTKIRFCIVFTKIDKLRNHRFIKDENICYYIKEIKKKSVSFLPIWFKVSVKNEDGINDIIQHIKKLNDFYHPYTYKRKLIIPNS, from the coding sequence ATGAAAATTTTTTCTGTAAAATTTGAAAGAAGTTTGAAAAATATCAATCAATCATTTATTCATAGTTTTCCCGAATATGCTTTTGTAGGACGTTCTAATGTTGGAAAATCTAGTTTAATAAATTGCATAACTAAAAAAAAAATAGCTAAAGTTTCTTCTTATCCTGGAAGAACACAATGTATAAATTATTTTTTGATCAATCATAAATGGTATCTAATAGATTTGCCAGGTTATGGATTTTTTTCTGTAAAAAAAGAGAAACAAAAAACGCAAAAATTAATTACGGATTATATTTTTTATCAAAAAAATATTGTTTTTTTATTTCTATTAATAGATTGTAGATTATTTATACAAAAAATAGATTTAAATTTTATACAAAAATTAAACAACACGAAAATCCGTTTTTGTATTGTATTTACAAAAATAGATAAACTAAGAAATCATAGATTTATTAAAGATGAAAATATTTGTTACTACATTAAAGAAATCAAAAAAAAGTCTGTTTCATTCCTCCCTATATGGTTTAAAGTGTCCGTAAAAAATGAAGATGGAATCAACGATATAATTCAACATATAAAAAAATTGAACGATTTTTATCATCCTTATACTTATAAAAGAAAACTCATTATTCCTAATTCATAA
- the aroQ gene encoding type II 3-dehydroquinate dehydratase encodes MKKIIIINGPNLNLLGIRDPELYGNENFLDYLKKLKKKLPTNIEIAYYQSNSEGKIIDILHSVGFKSDGIILNAGAYTHTSIGISDAIKSISSPVIEVHISNIYSRESFRKKSFISSVCNGTIFGFGLKSYELGIMSFLL; translated from the coding sequence ATAAAAAAAATCATCATTATTAATGGTCCTAACCTAAATCTTTTAGGAATAAGGGATCCAGAATTATACGGAAATGAAAACTTTTTAGATTATCTAAAAAAACTAAAAAAAAAATTACCTACTAATATAGAAATTGCTTACTACCAAAGTAATAGTGAAGGAAAAATTATAGATATACTCCATTCTGTTGGATTCAAGTCTGATGGAATTATTCTGAACGCAGGAGCTTATACTCATACTTCTATAGGAATTTCTGATGCCATTAAATCTATTTCTTCTCCTGTTATAGAAGTTCATATCTCTAACATTTATTCTAGAGAATCTTTTAGAAAAAAATCATTTATATCTTCTGTTTGTAATGGTACAATTTTTGGTTTCGGATTAAAATCTTATGAATTAGGAATAATGAGTTTTCTTTTATAA
- a CDS encoding hemolysin family protein — protein sequence MIFYTSIVFVTIFVSAFFSGMEMALISSSLFQIEIEKEKGSFHSKILSKSISNSKKFITTMVIGNTISLVIYGIYMGKLFLFLFPKEFSDNSLWMFFLETVFSATIILIVGEFIPKIIFSVYSNELLSLFILPAYVIYKIFSPITNLIICISNIFLKILGEQKNEKKKIFDKEDLIYFLSENIGKNIKGKEIVESEIEIFHKALNFSEKKARECMIPRKEIVSSNLVFSSIDNIRNIFTESGLSKIVIYKNNIDNIIGYIHYLELLKKPQNIESIIRSVELVYVTTPIREIMDLLIKKKISIAIVLDEYGGTAGMITIEDILEEFIGDIKDEHDENLLLDNKLNDYEFLFSARLEIDFINAKYNLDLPKSDKYETLGGLIVAHIGDIPKNGDKIIINQNFFIEIKKVSKNKIEEVFLKKKF from the coding sequence ATAATTTTTTATACAAGTATAGTTTTTGTCACTATATTTGTTTCTGCTTTTTTTTCTGGTATGGAGATGGCTTTAATTTCTTCTAGTTTATTTCAAATAGAGATAGAAAAAGAAAAAGGATCTTTTCATTCTAAAATCCTATCAAAAAGTATTAGTAATTCTAAAAAATTTATCACAACAATGGTAATTGGAAATACAATATCCTTAGTTATATATGGTATTTATATGGGGAAATTATTTTTATTTCTTTTTCCAAAAGAATTTTCAGATAATTCTTTATGGATGTTTTTTCTAGAAACAGTTTTTTCTGCAACTATTATTTTAATTGTTGGAGAATTTATTCCAAAAATAATATTTAGTGTTTATTCAAATGAATTATTAAGCTTATTCATTCTACCTGCATATGTAATATATAAGATATTTTCTCCTATTACAAACTTGATTATTTGTATTTCTAATATTTTTTTAAAAATTTTAGGAGAACAAAAAAATGAAAAAAAAAAAATTTTTGACAAAGAAGATTTGATTTACTTTTTGTCAGAAAATATAGGAAAAAATATAAAAGGAAAAGAGATTGTGGAATCTGAAATTGAAATTTTTCATAAAGCTTTGAATTTTTCTGAAAAAAAAGCACGAGAATGTATGATTCCTAGAAAGGAGATCGTTTCTTCTAATCTAGTATTTTCTTCTATAGATAATATTCGAAATATTTTCACTGAAAGCGGCTTATCTAAAATAGTTATTTATAAAAATAATATAGATAATATTATAGGTTATATTCATTATTTAGAATTACTAAAGAAACCCCAAAATATTGAATCTATAATTAGATCCGTAGAATTAGTTTATGTGACTACGCCTATTAGAGAAATCATGGATCTTTTAATTAAAAAAAAAATAAGTATTGCTATAGTATTAGATGAGTATGGGGGAACTGCAGGGATGATAACTATAGAAGATATTTTAGAAGAATTTATTGGAGATATTAAAGATGAACATGATGAAAATTTATTACTGGATAATAAATTAAATGATTATGAATTTTTGTTTTCTGCCCGTTTAGAAATTGATTTTATTAATGCAAAATACAATCTGGACCTTCCTAAATCGGATAAATATGAAACTTTAGGTGGGTTGATTGTTGCTCATATAGGAGATATTCCAAAAAATGGAGACAAAATTATCATAAATCAAAATTTTTTTATTGAAATTAAAAAAGTGTCTAAAAATAAAATAGAAGAAGTTTTTCTTAAAAAAAAATTTTAA
- a CDS encoding isoprenyl transferase — protein sequence MEKILEKIDYNNIPHHVAIIMDGNGRWAEKRGKMRTFGHEKAIQSVRDTIDGCKELGIPYITLYVFSSENWNRPKQEIDDLMRLFHTNLKINLEEIHEKNVKILIIGEIERFSEMIQKELYFFTKKTKHNTSVTLILALSYSAREEILRATKNIAKKVCSGLFSIKDVDYSFFQNHLYTKNLPDVDLIIRTSGEQRISNFLLWQSAYAELYFTNILWPDFRKKDFFEAIVNYQKRKRRFGKIE from the coding sequence ATGGAAAAAATTTTAGAAAAAATAGATTATAATAATATCCCTCATCATGTAGCAATTATTATGGATGGAAATGGACGTTGGGCTGAAAAAAGAGGAAAAATGAGAACATTTGGTCATGAAAAAGCTATACAATCTGTAAGAGATACTATAGACGGGTGTAAAGAATTAGGAATTCCTTATATCACTTTGTATGTGTTTTCTTCAGAAAATTGGAATAGGCCTAAACAAGAAATAGATGATTTAATGCGTTTGTTTCATACTAATTTAAAAATTAATTTGGAAGAAATCCATGAAAAAAACGTGAAGATTCTTATCATAGGAGAAATAGAAAGATTTTCTGAAATGATTCAAAAGGAATTGTACTTCTTCACAAAGAAAACAAAACATAATACATCTGTAACTTTAATTTTAGCTTTGAGTTATAGCGCTAGAGAAGAAATTTTAAGAGCAACAAAAAATATTGCTAAAAAAGTATGCAGCGGTTTGTTTTCCATAAAAGATGTAGATTATTCTTTTTTTCAAAATCATTTGTATACAAAAAATTTACCAGATGTAGATTTAATTATTAGAACAAGCGGAGAACAACGGATAAGTAATTTTTTACTTTGGCAATCCGCTTATGCAGAACTATATTTCACAAATATTTTATGGCCGGATTTTCGTAAAAAAGATTTTTTCGAAGCTATAGTAAATTATCAAAAAAGAAAACGTCGTTTTGGAAAAATTGAATAA